From one Mytilus edulis chromosome 1, xbMytEdul2.2, whole genome shotgun sequence genomic stretch:
- the LOC139502591 gene encoding RWD domain-containing protein 3-like isoform X2 gives MSELDEEIQSLKSFYCQPGEFAVKEFGNNKQILVHLKHNQPSQKPILINVDLRVTESYPEQIPEIIVNSSQLTHEVLTIIRKDATECAHQNRGQAMIFVVLCSIQDNLDKLVDEQYSLKVPEEDDTGDVWNCLLLLDHMRAKSKYIKTIHKWTQELDLKGRLLFYGKLILILLQGKHVNIKDYLIRHRSVNVDVDSHGRSCKERMMTVVCEEKATGSKRFPDFTVVEYALKEDLVKLFSDFDLSTLYYKYIKDVYL, from the exons ATGTCTGAATTAGATGAAGAAATACAGAGTTTAAAGTCATTTTATTGTCAACCTGGAGAATTTGCGGTCAAAG AATttggaaacaacaaacaaatattagTTCATTTAAAACATAACCAACCTAGCCAGAAGCCAATACTTATAAATGTCGACCTCAGAGTAACAGAAAGTTATCCAGAACAAATACCAGAGATAATAGTAAACAGTTCACAACTGACCCATGAAGTTCTAACAATTATACGTAAAGATGCTACAGAATGTGCTCACCAGAATCGAGGACAGGCTatgatttttgtagttttatgtAGTATTCAGGACAACTTAGATAAACTGGTTGATGAACAATATTCTTTAAAGGTACCAGAGGAAGATGACACAGGAGATGTGTGGAATTGTTTGCTGTTACTTGATCATATGAGAGCTAAATCTAAATACATTAAAACAATTCACAAGTGGACACAAGAACTTGATCTTAAGGGGAGACTACTGTTCTATGGGAAACTTATCCTTATATTACTGCAGGGTAAACATGTTAACATTAAG gaCTATTTAATCAGACATCGAAGTGTAAATGTTGATGTTGATTCACATGGAAGGAGTTGTAAAGAAAGAATGATGACTGTTGTATGTGAAGAGAAGGCCACAGGTAGCAAAAG atTTCCAGATTTTACTGTTGTGGAGTATGCTTTAAAAGAAGACTTAGTGAAGCTATTTTCTGACTTTGATTTGTCCACATTatattataaatacattaaagatgtttatttatga
- the LOC139502591 gene encoding RWD domain-containing protein 3-like isoform X1 → MTIDRHYGMSELDEEIQSLKSFYCQPGEFAVKEFGNNKQILVHLKHNQPSQKPILINVDLRVTESYPEQIPEIIVNSSQLTHEVLTIIRKDATECAHQNRGQAMIFVVLCSIQDNLDKLVDEQYSLKVPEEDDTGDVWNCLLLLDHMRAKSKYIKTIHKWTQELDLKGRLLFYGKLILILLQGKHVNIKDYLIRHRSVNVDVDSHGRSCKERMMTVVCEEKATGSKRFPDFTVVEYALKEDLVKLFSDFDLSTLYYKYIKDVYL, encoded by the exons ATGACAATAGACAG acatTATGGGATGTCTGAATTAGATGAAGAAATACAGAGTTTAAAGTCATTTTATTGTCAACCTGGAGAATTTGCGGTCAAAG AATttggaaacaacaaacaaatattagTTCATTTAAAACATAACCAACCTAGCCAGAAGCCAATACTTATAAATGTCGACCTCAGAGTAACAGAAAGTTATCCAGAACAAATACCAGAGATAATAGTAAACAGTTCACAACTGACCCATGAAGTTCTAACAATTATACGTAAAGATGCTACAGAATGTGCTCACCAGAATCGAGGACAGGCTatgatttttgtagttttatgtAGTATTCAGGACAACTTAGATAAACTGGTTGATGAACAATATTCTTTAAAGGTACCAGAGGAAGATGACACAGGAGATGTGTGGAATTGTTTGCTGTTACTTGATCATATGAGAGCTAAATCTAAATACATTAAAACAATTCACAAGTGGACACAAGAACTTGATCTTAAGGGGAGACTACTGTTCTATGGGAAACTTATCCTTATATTACTGCAGGGTAAACATGTTAACATTAAG gaCTATTTAATCAGACATCGAAGTGTAAATGTTGATGTTGATTCACATGGAAGGAGTTGTAAAGAAAGAATGATGACTGTTGTATGTGAAGAGAAGGCCACAGGTAGCAAAAG atTTCCAGATTTTACTGTTGTGGAGTATGCTTTAAAAGAAGACTTAGTGAAGCTATTTTCTGACTTTGATTTGTCCACATTatattataaatacattaaagatgtttatttatga